Below is a window of Glandiceps talaboti chromosome 15, keGlaTala1.1, whole genome shotgun sequence DNA.
TTACAAAACATCACGTGATCTGCCGTAAAACAGCTGACTCTATCCTTTTCCGGTATCCATAGACGTGTACGCTGAATGGGGTGACACACCTGACTGATCGATCTCTGATCTAAATCTCAGTAAACCTTTTGAAGCAAAAAATATGCAGAGTGCATCTCCAGAATTCATCTGTACTGTAGGTTACTGGCTAATAGCGTTATGCCTTGCCATTCCACCACAAGAATTTCGTTCCGCTGGTTTGACAGTGCAAAACGTGTTATCCCATTGGTTGGGAAGTGAGGAAATGCATTTTATTTACTATCATATGAAGAGGTCTGCTGCCACTCTTGTCTTTCATTCCTTAATACCACTCGGTAAGAATAAACAAAGATCCTTTATCATAGACCCTGTCTAATATTTCACAAACACTGCACAATATGTGAATCATGTACCACTTTTGTAATAATTATGCCATCATTCGAATCGTCAATGTTGCCATGTTGACACTGGTGTTATTAGATATTACTATTTCAGTATTTGATAACTAATGAAGTTAGATTTTAAATCTAGTACACATTAAATGACTAATTTGAATTAGCATACACAATAAAGGTGTCAAttggatgaataaagattattagtaaaattattgaaatacatcAAAACAACCCTAAAAATTTGTCCTTTGCAGTAGATATATCATAGAAGTATTAATAACTTTACCATTATCATATTTAGTATACTTCTGTGTTCTCCTAAAATGTAAGTTAACCAAAAATAGTTCCATGCTTTCAAGCTCAAAAATAAATGTACTGAACATATATTTGTGGATGGATAAGCCTAATATATTGTGTGAAGAATTCTGTAGTCCATTATTTTTACtggtatgtatgtgttcaattTTAATaactatatttattttcataagtTATCAGAATGTTAACCTTACTTGTTACTTTCTTTCAGGTTATTATATCATGATGGCCATGGCAATGCCAGAATGGAACTTCTGGTATTTTTGGACAGTTAGCCTCTACTGGCAAATTTATTTCtacttgtctgtgtttctgCTCTGTATTGGCTGTCTACTTGCATTTTACTGGTCAAGACGAAAATGGAACAATCACCCCATAGCAACTATTCTAGGGTACCATGGTGATTCTTGGAGAGCTGTTGCATCATCAGTGAATATTGAATTTCGTAGATTTGACAAGTTTGCTACAGGTCCTCCAGGGCAGCGAGTGATTGTGACGGATTCCTGGGTGATTAAGATGACAACGTATGGTATATGTATGGCACACCAAGGAGATGTACACCTGACTCTGATAGGAACACAGGAACATGATATTTACTATGAAAGCAATACATCTGTACAATTTCTCAATATCAGAGTTGATAGTGTCAACCAACATGTCAAACCCTTCACTATTAGGTATGTGTTACTATCATTTCAGGCTGAGAGTGTGACCAGACACTGTCTGATAAGGGTCAATAATACTTGGATTTATCAAAGACACGCTTATACAGTGTAGTATACTATGCACATTTTTAGAACAGATGGAAGTTGGTTGTGGCATTATAGACACCAAGGCTGTACCTGATAGGTTTAGTAACTTGTCACCAAAGAACCTTAAGACTCTTGGCGTCTAGAAGAATTCTACTCTTGGTGGAAAGAGCGATTGCAAGTTATTATCACATAATGCTTTAATACAGTACCTTCTGTCTGTCGATCATATACCAGCTATCTGATCATGCAACATATTTATAAAGATACAGATAATGTTTAAGTGCattacatttgtagacaaattGAACTTGTTACTAATAAGTTTCATGTAAAAagaatttcattcaaaatacaaatatacagattggttccacaaaatattaatatatggaGAAATGATAAGTATCACACCCCTTGGAGGCTTTTCAACTTGCCTCAATACAGTTTTAATGCCCTTGTCAAATTAGGATTAAAGCTTATGTCAGATTAGGATAAAGCccatgtcagattaggattaaaacccatgtcagattaggattaaaacccatgtcagattaggataaagcccatgtcagattaggattaaagcccatgtcagattaggattaaaacccatgtcagattaggataaagcccatgtcagattaggattaaaacccatgtcagattaggattaaagcccatgtcagattaggataaagcccatgtcagattaggattaaagcccatgtcagattaggataaagcccatgtcagattaggattaaaacccatgtcagattaggattaaaaccCATGTCAGATTAGGGTTAAAGCCCATGTCAGATTAGGATAAAGCCCATGTCAGATTAGGATAAAAGCccatgtcagattaggattaaagtccatgtcagattaggattaaagtCTGTGGTAGAAAATAGTTGTCCagcagagttatagaaaaagttggtcctgaagaAAAGAATGATCCTTGCTGATTTTTATGGCTCCTCTTATAAGATGACAGTGAGGTAAgaatcagtgttttatttaagggtggtaagtaggtaaaatctaccggggttcccacatcattttaccggggttccccacctaaactatgatacattgcatgggaagcactaccagctttacctctttccccctttctgttaccggggttcccaaaccttagcaaaaacactgagaaTGTAGTATTGAAACATTGGCTTTTAACACAAAGTGcattttctttatttgaaaGGTTAAATTCTACAGAATACAGTGACCTGAAAGAGAAATTATCAGCACCAGTCAGAAATGCCAGGAATATTGTAATACACCAATCCCTCACTGACAGATTCTTAGATACATTCCGGGAACAAGTTGGTCTGAATCCTGTCTTCCGACTGCCAGGAGATTACATGGTAAGATTGACATTATTTCACCCTTGGCTTTCTATGGTTCATatcttgtatacatgtagaactaaGATCCATCAATTTCAGCTATTATAGGTAGTATGGTAGACCATTCTCATTTCATTCAATTAATGAATTATCCACTCGTACGAGAGGCAAAAATCCATCCTACTAACGAGTAAACGTTTTAGCACAGTTGTAAAGCTTCTTCATTCATGTAGCTTTTAAAGACTTCCTTTAGCTCCCCTCATCTGTTGTACCTCATAACAAATGCCAAAATATAAACCTTATCTTCACTAACCAATTCATACATCCTAGCTAACACAGACCCTAAACTTCAGGTGCTTATAACTTTATTGaactgtgtacattttataacGACACGTTTCTATCAGACCCTAATATTAAtggtttgtatttttcttttctttgtttcatttttgtctgTAAAGATGCTTGTCCTACATTTTAAAAGTTGGGTGAACCTAGGAATTCGTACTAAATTGTCTGTAATGTAAACGAAACATATATGTACCTATTGTAtgaaaatgaatgttcatgagCTCCAGGGTTCATAGTAAGAAAAACGAAAATGTCTACTCATGGAGTCAAACGATTTCTTGGAATGGAAGCGATATCCAAACGACATCTCATTGGTGACAATATctcattgtagtacacccctgacgatgCTGACTAAATGTCAGCGGAAATTTGGGAttcgcttccaagaaattttttttgaCTCCAAGAGTagaaatttaatttgtatgGTTATAGTTATTGTAGGTAgtccaatattttgttttataatatacctagtgataatgctgtgccatgattcgctagaatcagtcacgtgataggaaaatagaatgactatttcccaagggaaatagttccatcaacttttacatggtcacttGACCACCGcacgttcacagcaggtcaaaatggcagcttctgacgatgtcgtctgccaccccgagttcacagcatgaggtatattataaaatacatattgcctggcctatattcgggctatagcacgcgttcattaccccctcgtgactgtgagttaccagaataacatgctatttccctcggcctttggcctcgggaaatagcatgtgattctggtaactcacagtccctcgggtgctatagccctcatggccaggcaatatgtgttcaataatgCTTGTTGTTCATGATAACTATTCATAATAATTTAATGTATTGATTTTATTCCTGTGACTGGTTTTTGCAGGATCTTGATCCATGTATAGGATGCATGCAGACTACAGCCAACGTCAAATTGCAAAAACTGTGTGACAATCCTAATGGCGGTGACTGTATCCAGTGTTTCTGTAGACCAATGTGGTGTCTAGAATGTATGAGTAAATGGTTTGCAAGcagacaaaatcaaaatgaaccACAATCTTGGCTTTCAAGCAAATCACCATGTCCAACTTGTAGGTCGAAGTTTTGTATCTTGGATGTGTGCCAAGTACAAAGATGAACCGATCATTGGGTCTGATTTGTGAATTCAGATCCTGGCGTTTTGATGTTCTACCAAGTGCAGAGATATACCTGTTTCTTTTCTTGATGTGTACATCGGAAGTTTTTATCTTTAAAATGTGTGAAGTACAGAAGTGAACAACTAATGGATATAAGATCATCTACAAAGATTTGTATTCTTTGACAaactatgaaatgtacattatcCGTATTTTCAATAAGAGGGAATCTTCTTTATAGATTAACTTGTACTCTGCAGggtatttatatttaattttgcatgcatttgtcataattttatcaGAACTATGTTACCAAAACCAACACAACTGGAACACAACCTAAGAGCAGTAGGTACAACCAACTCAAATATAGCAATCTTTACTTTCCTAATTCAGGATGGATATAAATTATTCAGACAAGTGAATGGGAAAAATACACCACAATtcgatataaaaaaaaacttgctgAAAGAGGATGGCAAGTCTTTACCTACCTACACTTCGAAGTTGATTTAAATTTTccaaaaaatgaatattttttataacaCAAGCAACAATATGATAAAAAGTTGGTGAAAGAGGATGGTAAATCTGCACAGCGCTA
It encodes the following:
- the LOC144446605 gene encoding E3 ubiquitin-protein ligase TM129-like translates to MQSASPEFICTVGYWLIALCLAIPPQEFRSAGLTVQNVLSHWLGSEEMHFIYYHMKRSAATLVFHSLIPLGYYIMMAMAMPEWNFWYFWTVSLYWQIYFYLSVFLLCIGCLLAFYWSRRKWNNHPIATILGYHGDSWRAVASSVNIEFRRFDKFATGPPGQRVIVTDSWVIKMTTYGICMAHQGDVHLTLIGTQEHDIYYESNTSVQFLNIRVDSVNQHVKPFTIRLNSTEYSDLKEKLSAPVRNARNIVIHQSLTDRFLDTFREQVGLNPVFRLPGDYMDLDPCIGCMQTTANVKLQKLCDNPNGGDCIQCFCRPMWCLECMSKWFASRQNQNEPQSWLSSKSPCPTCRSKFCILDVCQVQR